One window from the genome of Salvelinus namaycush isolate Seneca chromosome 19, SaNama_1.0, whole genome shotgun sequence encodes:
- the LOC120064214 gene encoding ras-related protein Ral-B-like yields the protein MAASKNKTQSSLALHKVIMVGSGGVGKSALTLQFMYDEFVEDYEPTKADSYRKKVVLDGEEVQIDILDTAGQEDYAAIRDNYFRSGEGFLLVFSITEHESFTATAEFREQILRVKAEEDKIPLLVVGNKSDLEDRRQVSVDEARAKAEEWGVQYVETSAKTRANVDKVFFDLMREVRGKKMSENKDKNGKGKHKNKNKKSFKERCCLL from the exons ATGGCTGCCAGTAAGAATAAGACCCAGAGTTCTCTGGCCCTGCACAAGGTCATCATGGTGGGCAGTGGTGGTGTGGGCAAGTCTGCACTCACACTGCAGTTCATGTACGACGAG TTCGTAGAGGACTACGAGCCCACCAAGGCAGACAGCTACAGGAAGAAGGTAGTGCTGGATGGAGAGGAGGTCCAGATCGATATCCTGGACACGGCTGGACAGGAGGACTATGCTGCTATCAGAGACAACTACTTCAGGAGTGGAGAGGGCTTCCTGCTAGTCTTCTCCATCACAGAACACGAGTCTTTCACAGCCACTGCAGAGTTCAG GGAGCAGATCCTGCGTGTGAAAGCGGAAGAGGATAAGATTCCTCTGTTGGTGGTGGGGAACAAGTCTGACTTGGAGGACCGCAGACAGGTGTCTGTAGACGAGGCCCGAGCCAAGGCAGAGGAGTGGGGGGTGCAGTACGTGGAGACATCAGCCAAGACGCGAGCCAACGTCGACAAG GTATTCTTTGACCTGATGCGGGAGGTGCGGGGAAAGAAGATGTCGGAAAACAAGGACAAAAACGGCAAGGGGAAGCACAAGAATAAGAACAAGAAGAGTTTCAAAGAGCGATGCTGTTTACTCTGA